Sequence from the Peromyscus eremicus chromosome 4, PerEre_H2_v1, whole genome shotgun sequence genome:
gtgatccgtggaacgtcttccagggtttcggtgggcgaagtccgagctcgtcagctccttcagcccccaccgactcagacctgaattagggcgcccgacgaaaacggaagacaagtagacagactgggacaagacagatagtggccggccaacttacctcctgacagtgggtcggtggtcccgaggcagggggtctctaATCCCGGACGAGCccccaaatgaaagaccccctgaaggcagtcttccctcaggagagaccctcgcccaaggatcacaccgagaccacgaatcagatgcaaagagcaagaggctttattcgggaacacgggtacccggggcgacacagtctctcaagaagctcaagggactggcacgcccacgggctggagcagagggtttttatagggtcgggcagccgaagctcgggtacagaagcaagaagcctggttacagggttttgattggatgattcaaatgaggccaggttcaaacccaggacagttcgtggtttctccccgaactcgccacgcctagcttttgtctagggtacagggtgtttttctgaccttttagttcctcgctctggggccaggtggctaaccacaaatgttctgtttattccatgtccgttaactgaactcctcagtacctctcaggctttattcaaaaacagctgagctaagctatgttaggtggggaggctgggggtctttcaggatgatggactacaaattacaagaggaaataaaactctttcttcctcaggttgcttttggttatggtattttatcacagcattaaaAACCCTAAAACAGTTAAGTATGCTTGAATTGCTCTCCTTATTAGAACGTCTGTTTTCCCTGATCTCAGAGAAGAAGCCTGATGACACCCTTAATTCAATTACTAAGGTTGAAATTTCTGTGTGTCTTTTAGGGTACACAGGAGAGGAAAATACTTAAACTTCTGAAGCTCTTAGATACATGTTTTATAATAAaccttatatttctttttttttttttctggtttttcaagagagggtttctctgtgaagcagtcctggctgtcctggaactcactctgtagaccaggctggccctgaactcacagagatccacctgcctctgcctcctgagcactgggattaaaggcgtgccccgcCACTGCCCAGCATAACCTTACATTTCTAactatatatattcacatatacagattttttaaaaaatccataaaatggggggctggagagatactcagaagttaagagcactgactgctcttccagaggacctctgttcaattcccagcaactacatagtggctcacaaccatctgtaatgagatctggtgccctcttctgacacgcaggcatacatggaggcagaacactgtatacataataaatgttttttaaaaatccataaaatGTCATCTTTCCCCCGcccccaaaatatttttattgatgatTTGGGAGTTTCAAACAATGTACCCTGATCAGATCACATTCACTTCCCTATCTTCCCAGGTCCACCCCACCTCCCTTTTGAcctcccccaaagaaaagaaagggaaaaaaaataccaagtccaatttgtgttgcccttatgctactcactggagcatggtcaaactccagTGGgtagccccttaaagaaaactgagtccttccctatCCCACCTCTGCCAGAAACCATCAACTGTCACGAGCTACACTTTAGAATCCCTATCACAATTTTAAAAGcattctcttcaatggcttcctgtctagactgattctttctgggggtgggggaaagaggTCACAGAAGCTTTCTGTGTCtgattctcaactgtgagtctgcagtcatcgattccactgcaaaagaagcttttgCGCccctcagtggcagcacagaTCACAGACATCTATAAGGACTTTAGTGGTAACATGGACCACGGACACCATCATGGTCCTCAGCAGAGGTACAGGCTTGGGACATCAACATGACCTtgggcagcacagaccatggtaTTCTTTTCTTTACTGTGCTGGGGAATTGAAtatagggccttgcacatgctaggcaagcaccttatcactgagctatatcttcaCCCTCAATGTAGGTGGTTTATACCCTTTAAAAGTGTTACAGAATAAAAATTGACACAAAATTAGTGTGTATAATATATTCAATGAGAAAATATGGGAAAGTAGTTAACAATGCTAAGGAAACATGATGCGAGCAGGTCATTTCTGTGCATGCCTCTTCCATAAAGGCTGTAGATGTTAAAGGGTTAGAGGTCTaaatctgctgtggatatcgctctgtataaataaaatgctgattggccagtagccaggcaggaagtataggtgggacaagcagagaagagaattctgggaacaggaaggctgagtcaggagacgctgccagccgcagccgtgagtaccaacatgtaagatactggtaagccacgagccatgtggcaaggtatagatttctagaaatgggttaatttaatatgtaagaactagatagctagaagcctgagccattaggccaaacagtttaaataatatgagtctgtgtgtttgttttataagtgggctgcaggactgccagggcttggtggtagctggagagaaactctccagctacataaaCCTCTTGCTCCCCTTAGTGTTTTCTCTTAGGCTTACTTTTGCTTCTGTCCACCCTCAGCATAGCAGACTGGGCAGTGTTTGTGAGGTAGTTTGAGATGAACTGGGTCTTCCTCTAGTAATGAGAGTTCACCCTGTCCCTCTTATACAATCCTCCTCATTTGGAAGTTGAAGGGTCCTGTGTAATTTAAAATCTGACTCATTTTCCTTGCCCAGTTATCTTGATGTGATTTTAATTTGTTCCTTTGCCTACAATGTAAAAATTCAGGCAGGTCACTTATAGTAacaacaagaaggaaaaaagtcAGATAATTCTTCTACCATCCACAATTTGATCCTAAGAACTTATGACCAAGCTAATAATTTTACATAATTTGCATATGTAAGATTTACACTAAAACACCTGAAGAAACACAGAGCACTTTATGGACATAACTTTTATTAACATGATATCCCTGAGAGGCAGACTTGGTGTAAACATTATTTGCTTtacaggaagagaaacagaagcagttTGACATACAAGACATTTGGAACCATCTGTTTGCTAATACCCTTAGGCCTTTTCCACAGTACAAAAATAGATTAATACTAGCGATAATAATCCCCATTTTCCTTGACATTGCAACTCACTTCCAAAGCTGTCTCAGATCCTGAAGCCCTGCTTTAGACAGGGTTTTCTTGTATTTTCCTGCTTGATTAGGCAGCATAATTGAAATACCATTTTCCCATAATTGTTAATGTTAGTTCTTTGTTTAGAATTCCTTAATACCAGAACCCTAATTAATTGCTCATCCTAATAAATTTTAGAACAGTCTTCTATCCTTACAACTACCTCAGATCTTAATCTAGCTGTGGGTATCTAATAAAAGTGAAATGTGAAAGTTAGTTATTCCAGGTCTTGGCCATCTGACCATGGtcttttctgacctcctcagagTATCTTCACTAGATAGCCATTTTTGATGTTCATCTCTCAAAGGAGCTGGTCTCCTACAACTCATCTTTCCCTGAGCCAGGCTGCTGCTCTGTCATCAggaagcacacacagcacacagggtACACCTCAGGGTCTGCCTCTAGCGCTCCCCATCTGCTGAGCGGATTCTCTGCCTCTATATAGCTGTGTCATACATTCATGAGCTTTTCCTGCATCAAGCTTTAGTGACCTTAAAAAGGTCTTTGGTCTTTGCTTTGATGTCTTCCCACTTTTCACCCACCTAGCACCAATTTTACAACTAGTTTTGGAAAGTCTGTCTCACTATAATGTATCTAgttacttttcttcctttgaatGCTTACTGTTTCCTGAAAAAATACTTTCCAGAGTTCTCTCAGAGCAAGCTATGTTACAACTTATTTCTGGTGTAGTAACTTTAGCTTCctaaatttctttaaaacagtTGCAGCCTgttgtggtgacacatacctttaatcctagcactttgaagactgaggcagtcagatctctgtgagttcaaggccagtataaTATCCAtattgagttctaggtcagccaatGCTACgtcgtgagaccctgtctttaaaaaatactaaatgtTGCAACTATATATTTGTGCTTTCTGTCCATGTACTATCTGTTTTCCAGGACAAGGGTAGGGACTGTTTTACTTGTATTATACAGGGCTTATCATAAGTCTATGAATATATGGGAAATAATTCAATACCACCCAATTTGGAAAACCCATAATTACTTGTATGTTTAAATAGATACTTTTATTTGTATAGTTGAGtgagattatgtgtgtgtgcagattggTAGCTCTACCATCTTCCCTGTCATTTAGGGTAAAGTGTATTTTACCTATACATGGGAATATGGCAGTGGTTCTGCTCCTTACAATCAGTATTGAGCACCCATAGGCTgctcagtatatatatatatatatatatatatatatatatataaaatgtgtgtgcaGTGTTAGAAAAATAGACAACTCCTATTGGTAGCTTTAACTGCTTTTTCTGCCACCACATCCATCTAGCTCTTTTGGCTTCTAGTCCACAAGGggcagaaggggaggagagaagagaaaaatcaaacaagatGCTATAAATGTAGTATAGTCTATTACAGCCCTTATAGAATCTACAAGAAACTACGAAATCCAGTGTTCATGGAAGGCTTATATTGTTTCCCTGACTCACTGTCTCTGGGTgttactgaggattgaacccaggaccttgtgcatactcggcaagtgctctaccactgagctacatctgcagCCCAGATTCTTGGAAAAAGATAGAACCAAGTTGGActttaaactctttttaaaagataaatgaagAGTATACACAGGTTTAAGTGAGCAAGACAGCCCAATTAATGAGTAGTCTCACAACTTCTTTGAAAAACTGCTGAGATGGGTTTTCCCACTGAAGTGCACTGAATGACAGGATGAGTGAAGATATACGTAAGATCCACAGGATATACTATATATCCTCTCGAAGGTAACAGCACAGGCACAAGGGAAGACGTTATTACCATCAGTTCAGACCAAAATCTACTTTTCATCTTCAAACCACTGACATTGGAATCGGCTAGATTTGGGAAGCATAAGGAACAAACAATGGCAAAAGTCCTGAGTGGTGCTTCCTAAGCCAGCGGGCACAGACAGGAGAGGACCTTCCTTGGGAGCTTACTTAGGCATTGACTGTGACAGCAGCTTCTCCCGGGTATGGATCTCTCGGTGTTTGTTAAGGGCAGAGCTCTTACTGAAGCACCTGCCACAATTGCGgcactcatagggtttctctcctgtgtgggtTCTGTGATGTGCATGTAAGTCAGAACTCTTACTGAAACTCTTACCACAGTCAGGACACACATAgggtctctctcctgtgtgtgtcctCCTGTGAGCGTTGAAATGAGAACTGTTATTGAAGCTTTTCCCACACTTTTCACACTGGTAAGGCTTTTCTCCTGTGTGGGTTCTCTGGTGAATTATAAGACTTGAGCTCTGATTGAAGCGTTTTCCACATTCACCACACTGATAAGGTTTTTCTCCTGTGTGGATTCTCCGATGGGTAATGAAATTGGAACTGTCACGGAAACCTTTGCCACAGTCAAGACACTTATacggtttttctccagtgtggatTCTTCGGTGTCTGATGAGGCGTGCGCTCCGACTGAAGCTTTTTCCACAGTCAGCACATTTATATGGATTCTCTACATGATGGGATACCTGATACAGGAGATGGGAGTTTGGGCCAAAGCTTTTGCCATATCTGAGATATTTATGGGGTCTATCTCCCAAGCCTGGTCTCTGATAAGTCAGGACTGTACCCATATTCTTCTCTGGGATTgctggttttcttttgttctctctttgAATCTTTTCCCACTGGCTTGCTGATGAACATCCATTCTTACTAGCTTTATCTTGATTAACATGATGGGGAATTTTCCTTTCAGACCTTGCAAGTAATGTCCTATGCAGCCGTACTTCCTCAGAAATATCTCGTTTAAGATTCTCTTCATTATAAAACCCAGCCTCAAAACCTAATACAAGAACACAATTTGAAAAGTCACTCATCTCTTAATTATATGTACCACAAATTATATGTACAGAGCAAACCTGAGAGAAACAAGGATCACGTTAGATGATTACAGGTAAATGCTCAGAGgtccacatttttattataagtTCATTCTATTAAAAAAGGAGTGGGGGGGGCAaaatggcttagtaggtaaaggtacTGGTGgctcagcctgatgacctgagttcagttcctggaacccacacaggggaacaagagaaccaactccatgaattgtcctctgacctccaaacatgcACCATGGGGTATGtgctcctaaatacataaataaaagtaaaaaacatgggaggtgctagagagatggttctgaAGTCAAGGGCATGTACTGCTTTtatagaggatctgagttcagttcccaccaatATCAGGTGGGctcgtaactccagctccaggaaatctgatgcctctggcctccttgggcacctgtatTCACATATGCATAGCCCACACATGGAcagacataattttttaaagtattttaaaatctttttaaattggATATGgttgtgtacacctttaatcctagcacttgggagaaagaggcaggcagatctctgagtttaaagccagtctggtctataaagcaagttccaggccagccagggctgcatagtgagaccctgtctcaaataataataataaaatagtaaggCTCTTGCCCCCAAATTACTATATTAGGATTATTAAAATTCCAGTGTTTTTCTACCTATCACATGCCTTTCATCTGCATAATCTCCACAGGAGCCAGTTAGTCTTTCAACCCTTTCTGAATACCCAGTCCCTGCAGAGACACTCAGAGCAGCAAGAAGTCACTAGGTTTTAAAGAAGACAATTTCTGTGTTTACAGAAAGACACTTTCCACACTGTCATTCTGCCACCTCTTGGTCATATTGTGGTCTTATTCATTGCCAGTGATTAAAGGGCTTAGAAGGAAATGCCCAGGAACACTTCCTTGGAAATTTCTATAACCAGAAATAGTTTTGATAAGTCCCCTCTCCCTCACATTCCAATATACAttagaaagaacaaaacaaataaaaacaaacaaaaaacagggaagAAAAAACATGCAgcagtttttaaagagaaaagcttCACTAGAAATTCTCTCCAAACCCTAAAtgttccaaaacactgtaatgtAGCCCAACTAGACAACTTTTTAACATCCTAAAAAGCAAATGCCAGCCTTTCAGCCTAGGCTATGAGAACTGCACTTATTCACGTGTTTCAGGTTAACTCTGGATCCTGAATTCCCTGGAATACTGAGTGTGAGACTGTATTCCCGAGAAGCTTACACTTGTAAGGTGGTCCATAAAGTAAGAGATTTGCTGGACTGAGattttttggggagggggggtttgaaacagggtttctctgtgttgctttgtgcctttcctggaactcgctctgtagaccaggctggcctcgaacttacagagatccacctgcctctgcctccagagtgctgggattaaaggcgggcgccaccaccgccaggctaacTGAGATCTTAGAATCTTTAATATATGAAAGTGTATTGTGAACCTCCAAAAGGGTTATTTAATATTTCCCAAACTCAGTAGTTGACTTTTTTTGTAAAATATTGATGTCCAATGCAACATCAGAATGCTGATCTAAAAGACTTATGGAAGTGGAAACTATTGGATACCTGTTATGTGCCTAGCACTGTGGTGGGGCTTCACTAGTCCTCAGTTACATCAACCTTTTATGTAGTTTTCCTTTCATTTGCAATGTGAATGATTAACCCAGAGCCTGGGGCATGttcaagcaagcactctaccactaaactacacccccagcccaaGGTCTTAATGCATATGCAAATTTAGGGGTTAAGCAACTTGCACTAAATCACTTGGCTAATATTGGAGATTCGCATACACATGACTAAACATATATGACTCCAAAATTAAAACTCTTCTTCCTACAAGGAGGGAAACCatattggaattttttttccttatagaGCAACTAAGATTCAGTCAGTTCCCACAGAAACCTGCAGATAACATTGTATCTGAAGGAGTTGGAGACAGACACATTTCAGTGgagctcttacagagaacctggatttggttcccagcatctacattggGCAGATggcaattgcctgtaactccagtcccagtagATACAACACACTCCTCTGGACACCGCACACGTGCTGCATATACATCCACTCaggtccacatacatacacataagataaaaatacctttttaaagaaatgtatctGAAGAAAAGGGTTATCAGGTTTCTACATAGCCTTGTAGTTGACAGACAAGCTAAAACTAGAAGAAAAACGTAAGTGTGATCTATAAAGATAAATTTCATTCTACAGAACAGATGACATGCTACTTGGGAAATGTTCCCAATTCAGATTAGCTGCTGTGCAAACTGACTGGAAACCTAGCAGCATATGAAAGTGATAGCAAATCTACAAAGTTTACAGTCAAGTGAGGCTGTAGTGTGCAGAAGGAAGCCACATTAATAATTTGCAGCTTTTCACTGAGCAACATGTTTTAATAGATAGGAAACACGGGGAAGAAAGGTAAGAACTCAGGAAAGCTGGGAATAGAGGTCAGCTCTCAATCTCATGGTTTTCTCCTAAGTCCTACAGCCTCCTTTTTGCTATTTATACCATCAGAACAGAAAGAATCTTAGCTGCGCagggaggcacacacctgtaataccaccacttaggaagtagagacaggagagtcaatagtttaaggccatccttggctatgcAATGAGGTCAAGGCCAATCTCAGCTAcatgaaccctgtctcaaaaagtaaaaataaagaaccTTACCACTGGGGCTCTGGAATAAGACTGGGGCACGGGTTGTAACAGCCCCTGGGGGTATCTCAGGATCATCTTCGTCATCTGAATCTTCTTCTGTGTCCTCAGCTTGCTTCTCAGCTTCAGCCTCACTGGTTCCCTGGAGATAGCAAGaagctgtttctttttcctgGTCATAATTAGGTGGGGCACCAACTCGGGCACTCACCAAAGCATCCATTTCTTCAAAGAAGGGGCAGGTTTCTGGTGCTTGGCCATTCTTGACTTTCCGGTAGCTGGTTTGTAGGCTTTTAAATTTGGTCCGACATTGCTCTGGGGTCCTAAGAAAGCCATATTCCCATAATCTCTCAGCAACTGCTCCATACAACTGGCTGTTGCGGTGACAGTTCTGGAGGGCTTTGTAGAACTGAGTCTCACTAAGAATTGCAAGGTAAGTCTTGGTTTCTTCATAGCCCCAGTGTACACCTGCACCAGAAGAGAAATTTTAGCATCACTTAACCCAGAGCTTTAGAGCCTCAACTCTTCAGTCTTCCTGCCTGCTTCAAGGAAAACCACTTAAGCTGGAGACATTAGCTCAGAGTGTACCTTAAGCATGCATGAGGCCTGGGGCTCAGTTTataagcagagagggagggatgcCAACTAAGCTCAGGTTCCTAGATTTAAACGGTTCATGTTCCCCAAACTGTAGTGGTATTTGTtccgcccatgaccttgagctataGGGCCCGAAGGtggtggtgcttcctgccattgtacccaacctcttaaaaggaaagggaaagtggTCACatgggtccttttttttttttttttttttaatcctttggtGATCAGACACTAGacggcctgggaattgaacccaggtcctcaagaTCATCAGTCACTcctcttaactgcggagccacCTCTCTCCTTgatgttgaagactagatagttagttacaatcttctcatatcttagctagaacaaatTAAGCACTATAGTTAGAATCTTCAAGATAGGATGGTAATcttggtaatttgccatttacttatgatctggacatttagcatgtctttcttgtttgatgttgttcttgtaggttttagttccatttttgtttgttattaccctttgtttttcctggacaatacttgataatcattcttattgtatatagtttgcattaagtttagaaccttcttatttagacaaaaaggggaaatgtagtggtatttgctctgccttGGGTTCTAGGGCTCAGAGGCGGTGCTTCCTGACGTTGTCGTACATGACCTCTTAGCAAACATATACCtgcattatagatggttttgtTTCTGTATCTTTTAGCAATTTCAGAGAACTTTTATTCGTACCATTTAGCCATTTAAAAAAAGCCTTTCCACGTGACGACTGGAACAGTCATTAcatactgtgatggttaatcttcattacCAACTGGGCAAGTCTGTGAGGGCGTTTCCAGAAAGGGTTAGCCAAGGAAAGACCTACCTtgaatgtgggtgacaccatcccAGGGGTTGGGGTCCCACACTGAATGAAAAGGTAGAAAGGAGAAAGCAACCGAGGCCCCACATGCGTCACTCATTCcgcttcctgactacagatggAGCATAGCCAGCCTCCTCCGCTCCCGCTGGCACCGAGAGCAGCTCAACACcatggcttccccagcatgaagCCAAACAAAGCCTTCCTTACCCAAGTGCAATTGTCTGGTATCTTGTCACAGTGCCCAGAGCAGCTAGTACAGACAGACGAAGTGTGTGGGCAGAGTGCACTTCTCTTCCCTAATCTTTCTGGAATCTTGATCCCAACTAGAAAAATCACTGGTCAGGAAAAAAAGACCTAAAATTGCTGTTGGCCACAATGCATCATCCCTAACTGATAATTTTTTTCCACACTTATTTTCTTCCTATAGAATGATTTAATATTTGATAGTCAAAGTGTAAAATCCAATGTAAAGCTTCATGGCTTCAGAATCAATATTCAAACTAGTCTGGTTAACTTtgatgaggtttttgttttgttttattttgaatttacaaggttttttttaaacaataaaattcataaaattttaattaaaaaaaagaatgacttaaAACTCCAAAACTGCCTCTTTCCGAATCATATTGCTACCCAATTACTATCTTGGCCTATCTTCACCTGTTACTCTCTCCGTTAAGCAACCCCAGCAAGAGCAAAGACTGAGGGTCTTCCAGTCTGTACTGTATCTGGGAAGAGGACTGCGGAGGCCGGAAAGAGGAAAGAGCAGGAACACATGCTGCACTGCGGTCCACGTTACTGCTTTAGGAAAGAACGAGCAGGGTGGTTCTAACTGTCCGAAGGAaccaaggaaggagggaaggtcCACACAGTCCTCTCCCTTCCATTATTCTCCACTTACTGGGagcagagaacaggaaagaacCAGAAGATGGAGAAAAAGTGGAGAGGCAGTAAAAGAGGAGAacaaagataaagaaaagcattttgcTTTAGCCATAATTtatccacatttttaaaaattcactgtttaaaaagaaataaaacagccgggtggtggcgcacacctttaatcctagcactcgggaggaagagccaggcagatctctatgagttccaggccagcctggtctacagagcaagatccaggacaggctccaaaactactcagggaaactctgtctcaaaaaaaaaaaaaaaaaaaaaaaaaaaaaaaaaaaaagaaagaaagaaagaaaacaacaaagtatcttttttttttcagtgaaccTGCTTTATAAACAGgaaaagtattttaataaaaaagaattaccaCTTTGAAGATACTTGTATTATTTGGGTGTATTTCTTTGAAACATCTAAGTCTGAAGTttgagatgtagctcaatggtataGTGTTGGCCTAGCATGTGTGTAAGGccgcaggttcaattcccattatTTGCTCACAGAAGAGAATAAAACATACAGATTTAAGAAGTACCTCTGTTCCCTTAAAGTGGCCAAGCTGGCAGGTGACAATGGCTGGCTCCACGTCCAGTTTCATTGCTCCTCAAACCTAATCCCAAAGCCCAAGGAAAGCTTCTTACCGCTTGGGCTTCGGAAGAGGACAGATGCAGGTGGGTTGTCGGGGTCCTGGGGGGTTGCCTCCAGGTCATCAATGTCAGACCCTTCAACCACagcctcttctccatcctcatgCTGCCAGGCCCTCAGCCCTGGCTCCTCAGGCTCCATGTCAGTGCCTGCCTGGCCAGAATGGCAAATGGCCTCTTCCAGGCCACTGATGGGCAGTTCAATGACCTGGGCACTCATCAGGGCTTCCATCTCTTCGAAGAAAGGGCAGGTATCAAGTGGATGACCACTCTTGACCTTCCTGTAGCTCTTCTGAAGGCCTTTGAACTTGGTCCGGCACTGTTCCAGGGTCCGGAGGAAGCCATACTCACGTAGCTTCTCAGCCACAGCCCCATACACCTGGCTGTTCCTATGGCAGTTTCGGAGAGCTTCATAAAACTCAGTCTGACTGAGAATTGCAAGGAG
This genomic interval carries:
- the Zscan29 gene encoding zinc finger and SCAN domain-containing protein 29 isoform X1 — translated: MAKPTLRGNGTNSECLRQRFRRFHYQEVAGPREAFSQLWELCCRWLRPEVRTKEQIVELLVLEQFLTVLPGEIQNWVQKQCPENGEEAVTLVEDLEREPGRPGHSVTVSVKGQEMHSEKMTPPKSSQSLLSVLQESVNPQPRGVSKKERARSPALGLQEQMKPKETLRPFQRSGFPFPTPNVVSRLDQGEPWIPDLFSSKEKDVPKGNSTGDKQVYTDPLPSKRERSSGVEQDHWGFDDEKVVGVHWGYRETRTLLAILSQTEFYEALRNCHRNSQVYGAVAEKLREYGFLRTLEQCRTKFKGLQKSYRKVKSGHPLDTCPFFEEMEALMSAQVIELPISGLEEAICHSGQAGTDMEPEEPGLRAWQHEDGEEAVVEGSDIDDLEATPQDPDNPPASVLFRSPSGVHWGYEETKTYLAILSETQFYKALQNCHRNSQLYGAVAERLWEYGFLRTPEQCRTKFKSLQTSYRKVKNGQAPETCPFFEEMDALVSARVGAPPNYDQEKETASCYLQGTSEAEAEKQAEDTEEDSDDEDDPEIPPGAVTTRAPVLFQSPSGFEAGFYNEENLKRDISEEVRLHRTLLARSERKIPHHVNQDKASKNGCSSASQWEKIQRENKRKPAIPEKNMGTVLTYQRPGLGDRPHKYLRYGKSFGPNSHLLYQVSHHVENPYKCADCGKSFSRSARLIRHRRIHTGEKPYKCLDCGKGFRDSSNFITHRRIHTGEKPYQCGECGKRFNQSSSLIIHQRTHTGEKPYQCEKCGKSFNNSSHFNAHRRTHTGERPYVCPDCGKSFSKSSDLHAHHRTHTGEKPYECRNCGRCFSKSSALNKHREIHTREKLLSQSMPK
- the Zscan29 gene encoding zinc finger and SCAN domain-containing protein 29 isoform X2, producing MPTTALPEIPLPGGGWTTGGFQPTLGTLLSVVKAGGAHQGADCGIVGARAVPDGAAWGDPELGTKAMSRKWRGGSDIGGRLRKRAWATWTFGFPFPTPNVVSRLDQGEPWIPDLFSSKEKDVPKGNSTGDKQVYTDPLPSKRERSSGVEQDHWGFDDEKVVGVHWGYRETRTLLAILSQTEFYEALRNCHRNSQVYGAVAEKLREYGFLRTLEQCRTKFKGLQKSYRKVKSGHPLDTCPFFEEMEALMSAQVIELPISGLEEAICHSGQAGTDMEPEEPGLRAWQHEDGEEAVVEGSDIDDLEATPQDPDNPPASVLFRSPSGVHWGYEETKTYLAILSETQFYKALQNCHRNSQLYGAVAERLWEYGFLRTPEQCRTKFKSLQTSYRKVKNGQAPETCPFFEEMDALVSARVGAPPNYDQEKETASCYLQGTSEAEAEKQAEDTEEDSDDEDDPEIPPGAVTTRAPVLFQSPSGFEAGFYNEENLKRDISEEVRLHRTLLARSERKIPHHVNQDKASKNGCSSASQWEKIQRENKRKPAIPEKNMGTVLTYQRPGLGDRPHKYLRYGKSFGPNSHLLYQVSHHVENPYKCADCGKSFSRSARLIRHRRIHTGEKPYKCLDCGKGFRDSSNFITHRRIHTGEKPYQCGECGKRFNQSSSLIIHQRTHTGEKPYQCEKCGKSFNNSSHFNAHRRTHTGERPYVCPDCGKSFSKSSDLHAHHRTHTGEKPYECRNCGRCFSKSSALNKHREIHTREKLLSQSMPK